ACGGTAGCTCCTGTATTCAACAAACACGGTTATATAGGTACCAGTATGAGCGACCTTACGGACGCTACGGGGTTAACAAAGGGGGCGATTTATGGTAATTTTGAAAATAAGGAAGCCTTAGCACTATCAGCTTTTGAACACAATAGCAAGCTATTGTTGCAGGCTTTGGACGATGCCCTAAACGTTTCTGGGTCTACCATGGACAAACTAAAAAGTCTCATGGATTTCTATAAGAAATATGATGTATTTACACTTCCATTAGGGGGATGTCCGGTACTTAATGTAGGAATAGATTCGCAACATAATAACAAGTTGCTGGCGGCGGCGGCAAAGGAGACCATAAAAGAAATTGAAGGAAAAATCGCCTTGGTCTTGGAAAATGGCGTCAATAAAGGTGAAATAAAAATTCCTGTGTCTCCGCTACAGTTTGCCAAACAGTTGTTTACAATGATTCAGGGTGCCGTTGCCATGTCTACCATTACGATAGACCGGAAGTATTTATTGAATACAATGACCTATCTGGAAGTATTGGTGAAGCGGGAACTATAGTATTCCATTGATAGCATACTTCCTTCCTGATTATAATACTTGCATCCCTTTTTTATATTATTCTCCTACTACCCTAAAAATCCACGTTTTATCCAGATACTTTCCTCCAAAATTGGAATCTCGTGCTGCCCTTGCCTCGGAAATGGAATCATATCTGGCCAAAAAGACATAGTTATATTTGTTCGTCTCTCTATAGAATGATCCAGGATTAAGTCCCTTCTTCTGTAAATCTGCCATAAAGGCATCAAAGTAGCGTTTTGTGCCGAAAACGTTGGCAATCAAATAATAACCGGGTTCCAAAGAACCTTGTTTGGACACTTCCTCATATCGCTCCCCTTTTTCAGGTGTAACCACTTCTTTTCTGGCTGCTTCGACCTCGGCCAATTTTACCTGGGCCAAGGAATCTTGTTTCTTTTCTCGTTCCAATGCCAAGGCTTCCTCTATGGCCCTATTAGCGGCATTGGTAGAATCGATTTTCCTTTGTCGTTCCCTAGCCTGTATCTCTGCCAAGGCTTCCCCTTGCCTCGCCTGCGCTAAAGAATCCCGTTTTCTTTGGGCTTCGTTTTTAGTGGCTTCCATGGCTAATTGCTCTAATCTGGATGCTTCTCGTATGGAATCCTTTTGTCTTTGACGTTCGACTTTGGCCAAACGCTCCTGTTCCTTTTCCGCTTCACGCTGCGCCAATTTTTCGGCCCGGCTCAATTCTTGTTCCATAGGCTCTTCAACAATAAGCTCCTCCTGCGGATATCGATCTTCAGAAGACAACGGCCCCAATTTATAAGAGGTTACCAATTCAAATGTTGGATCTGTACCGTTAAGGTCATTTGACACACCAAATTCGACTAATGCACCTAGAGAAAATCGTTTAAAAAAACGTCCTCCAGCACCTCCTGAAATTCCGTAGAAACTATTGTATCCTAGTTGGGTCCAAAACTTATTTGTACTTAACAATGTTGAAATTCCTAATTGAGAATCAAAACCTGGTATGGATTTATAGTACAACGAGGGCCTTAATACGGAGTTCTCATCTGAAGTAAGGATACCAATTGGAAAATCATAACTGGCCAAGGCCAGGAAAATACGTCCATCTGAACTGGTGTTTCTTTCGTTGGTACTGATATTGTAATCCATTAGGTTCTCAGAAGAAAGTCCCAAACTAAATTTATCCAATCTAAAATTGATACCCGGTGCCATCTGTACGATGAAATCATCGGTTATTTCCGTTTGTATTGGATTGGGTATGAAAAAACGCTGATCTGCCAGTTTTTGCTGAAACCCTAAAATATTGACCCCCACACCAAGACTTGCGCGATCGCTCAATTGTATATTATAGGCATAGTTTAGAACAATCCCCGTGTTAATAAAGATTTCCGTATTCTGCTGAAAAAATCCCAGTCCAACGCTGGAAAGGTCGTTCAGTCTATGGGAATAATTAAAGAAAAGACTCGTAGGATCCGCGTCAAAGGTCT
Above is a window of Maribacter algicola DNA encoding:
- a CDS encoding TetR/AcrR family transcriptional regulator, which codes for MSTKAEKTTAYIIETVAPVFNKHGYIGTSMSDLTDATGLTKGAIYGNFENKEALALSAFEHNSKLLLQALDDALNVSGSTMDKLKSLMDFYKKYDVFTLPLGGCPVLNVGIDSQHNNKLLAAAAKETIKEIEGKIALVLENGVNKGEIKIPVSPLQFAKQLFTMIQGAVAMSTITIDRKYLLNTMTYLEVLVKREL
- a CDS encoding PorP/SprF family type IX secretion system membrane protein, coding for MNKFCGALLIVLVVVSVKAQDVELPSDYRQHNLTEYNSSLLNPAFSLDRNNPSSVAFWSRWQWQTFDADPTSLFFNYSHRLNDLSSVGLGFFQQNTEIFINTGIVLNYAYNIQLSDRASLGVGVNILGFQQKLADQRFFIPNPIQTEITDDFIVQMAPGINFRLDKFSLGLSSENLMDYNISTNERNTSSDGRIFLALASYDFPIGILTSDENSVLRPSLYYKSIPGFDSQLGISTLLSTNKFWTQLGYNSFYGISGGAGGRFFKRFSLGALVEFGVSNDLNGTDPTFELVTSYKLGPLSSEDRYPQEELIVEEPMEQELSRAEKLAQREAEKEQERLAKVERQRQKDSIREASRLEQLAMEATKNEAQRKRDSLAQARQGEALAEIQARERQRKIDSTNAANRAIEEALALEREKKQDSLAQVKLAEVEAARKEVVTPEKGERYEEVSKQGSLEPGYYLIANVFGTKRYFDAFMADLQKKGLNPGSFYRETNKYNYVFLARYDSISEARAARDSNFGGKYLDKTWIFRVVGE